One region of Vanessa cardui chromosome 20, ilVanCard2.1, whole genome shotgun sequence genomic DNA includes:
- the LOC124538265 gene encoding 26S proteasome regulatory subunit 4, whose translation MGQNQSGGGSGGDKKDDKDKKKKYEPPIPTRVGKKKRKAKGPDAALKLPQVTPHTRCRLKLLKLERIKDYLLMEEEFIRNQERLKPQEEKIEEERSKVDDLRGTPMSVGTLEEIIDDNHAIVSTSVGSEHYVSILSFVDKDQLEPGCSVLLNHKVHAVVGVLGDDTDPMVSVMKLEKAPQETYADIGGLDTQIQEIKESVELPLTHPEYYEEMGIKPPKGVILYGPPGTGKTLLAKAVANQTSATFLRVVGSELIQKYLGDGPKLVRELFRVAEEHAPSIVFIDEIDAVGTKRYDSNSGGEREIQRTMLELLNQLDGFDSRGDVKVIMATNRIETLDPALIRPGRIDRKIEFPLPDEKTKRRIFTIHTSRMTLADDVNLSELIMSKDDLSGADIKAICTEAGLMALRERRMKVTNEDFKKSKESVLYRKKEGTPEGLYL comes from the exons ATG GGTCAAAATCAATCTGGTGGTGGAAGTGGTGGAGACAAGAAAGATGACAAAGACAAGAAGAAGAAATACGAGCCTCCGATTCCTACCAGGGTTGGTAAAAAGAAGCGTAAGGCTAAGGGGCCTGATGCCGCTCTAAAATTGCCACAAGTAACGCCACATACGCGCTGTAGGTTGAAATTGTTGAAGCTAGAAAGAATCAAAGATTACCTACTTATGGAAGAAGAATTTATTCGTAACCAAGAGAGACTCAAACCCCAAGAAGAGAAAATCGAAGAAGAAAGATCGAag GTGGATGATTTGAGGGGAACACCAATGTCAGTTGGTACTCTTGAAGAGATCATTGATGATAACCATGCTATAGTGTCTACATCGGTGGGCAGTGAACACTATGTCAGTATTTTATCATTTGTTGACAAGGATCAACTGGAACCAGGCTGTTCTGTGTTATTGAATCATAAG gtACATGCAGTTGTTGGAGTACTAGGTGATGATACTGACCCAATGGTTTCTGTCATGAAGTTGGAGAAAGCTCCACAAGAGACCTATGCTGATATAGGCGGTCTGGATACACAAATACAGGAAATAaag GAATCAGTGGAACTACCTCTTACTCATCCGGAGTACTATGAAGAGATGGGTATCAAACCTCCTAAAGGTGTTATCCTGTACGGACCTCCTGGTACTGGCAAAACCTTGCTGGCCAAGGCTGTAGCTAATCAGACTTCAGCCACATTCCTTCGAGTTGTTGGATCTGaacttattcaaaaatatttg ggtGATGGCCCGAAACTTGTGCGTGAGTTGTTCCGGGTAGCAGAAGAGCATGCTCCATCAATTGTGTTCATAGATGAAATTGATGCTGTGGGTACAAAGCG TTATGACTCCAATTCTGGTGGTGAAAGAGAAATTCAAAGAACTATGTTGGAGTTGCTAAACCAACTGGATGGGTTTGATTCTAGGGGTGatgtaaaa GTAATCATGGCTACAAATAGGATTGAAACATTGGATCCTGCTCTCATTCGACCCGGTCGTATTGATAGAAAAATAGAGTTTCCTCTGCCAGATGAAAAAACAAAGAGAAGAATTTTCACTATTCATACTTCAAGAATGACTCTGGCTGATGATGTTAATTTGTCAGAACTCATTATGTCAAAGGATGATCTTTCTGGTGCTGACATAAAG GCTATTTGTACAGAGGCTGGACTTATGGCCCTGAGAGAGCGAAGAATGAAAGTCACTAATGAAGATTTTAAGAAATCTAAAGAGAGTGTTCTTTACAGAAAGAAAGAAGGAACTCCTGAAGgactttatctttaa